The DNA sequence CTGAAGACCCAGTACTATCGATGCTAGGAAGAGGCATACTGCTTGGAATTGGAGCTGAGTAATTTCTCTCTCGGATGACATAATAGCGTATGTAGTGGGATTCGGCGAAATCGAAATCCAATACGTTCCCACTGCTCAGCAGCGAGGGGACGTCCTCACAAAGGCACTTGGTGGAGCCGCGATCAGCGCATTGAAGCTCAAGGAAGTTCAAGACGGTTTGGAAAGCAAGGACGCCAGTGCCGATaagatgggaagaaccTTGCAGGAGGTGGATGAGTAGataaaagaaggagaagaagggacatGTTCGTTCAAGTGTGCGGTACGTATTCCTTGCCTTACGCGTCCTCTCCTATCTCTCACACAGTTCGCCGCCGTCTCAGCATTACGCTCGGAGGGGGGAGCCTACCAAGAGGACCCTCATATGCTACGCTGACGTCGATTGGGCTAATTGCAAGGACATTGTCAACTCTTGAAAGAGAGGCCCATATTGAAGAGCGTGTTAAAACTGCCAGGGCGTTTTAAAAGACCCCAAGGCTTAGAATTAGTCCATAGTGACTTTTTGTACCGCTCCTGCCTCATCCTGAAATGACGATTTAGCAGGGGATGTAAGGTCCTTCTATAATTGATGATGGATACTTGGGCCCTTCAGCGAGATGGAACTGGGAATACCATCCATGTTCTTCCTGGTGGTAAATCAGAATGAAATGGAGCGGTAAAAAGTGGCGGCTTTTCTCGCTGACAGTTGAGATTCTTTTACTTCCAGGGGTTTCCAGTATCATAGTAGATCTCGCGGCCGCTGCTAGGTTCTATTTCAGAGCTTGCATGGTATAGCCGCGACTTCAACCACTGTAGGGAGATTGTATCGACGACGGTCATGTTGTTTCGGGTTTAGTAGGCGTGATGAGCAGATTTGCCTACGACGGAAACGTTAGATATACATACAGCTGTGAAGTAAATTGTACTTACTTACATGAGGATCTCGTCGTTGCAGTCTTCCTTCATTGTTAGGAGCTATTTGATATAAGGATCTGCACGCGGCGACATCTGCTCAAGCCGTCTGAGAATTGCCGATCACAGTAGTTGAAGACGTCTCAGTTCAATCGACTCTAAATGTCTTTACCTTTTTCAGGAGAGGTGCATGCATTGAACCATGGACGTGGAAAACGTCGCCAAGAATGGGCCTTGCCTGAAGTCGTGCCTGATGATCTGAAATTGTCCTTATCACCTTACGCTCTTCTGTCGGCGGCGGCGTCTTTATTATTATGCTCCGAAGCGCAGCTATCCAAACGAGTCcgctctccatccctctGCATCTAAACGCCGCCGTGGTCCACAGCCACAACCTCGAGGTCGACCCTCTTCAGCTGCGCTTACGAGACAGCCGCGCTTACGACTCTTCAATTGCCCTTACGCAGTCATTCGATCAGCCCCCAACTTCCTCCAGTAAGTCCCGTCCCTGGCGGTGACGTTCCTCAAGCTTTAATTACGGCCCCTGGAACCAAATAACAGCAATCGCCATAATTTGGGTGCCTGCAATGTATTATGCCAAAATAAATGTTGCCCTAGGTATTGGATAGAGGACGAACGAGCATGCTAAAGGCACAACTGGCGGTGGCGAATGCTCTTCAGCTACTAAATAACCCAAGGTTCAATACACGCTGTGCCAGTGGCGCTGTACAGCTACCTCCGTCCACTGATCCTGAACCTGAACTCTACGAGCTTTTGAATACTAATTCGGAAGATACTTCTCCTCTCTAACCAATCAGACCTACCGCGTTTTTGGATGATAAGTTTATTAGGTTGGGTGGTTTGTTGGACGGTACATGTGATTCATATGTAGGAGGTACTACTATGACGAACGATGGGTCAGAATGTCGCTTTGTGTAGTTTGAAGGAGTGCGCAACCTATTGTTAAGAGAGAGGGTTTCGGTAGTTTACTTGTTGAGATAGGAGGTGTAGATGGATATATGTGTTGGGACTCGGGCCCGTTGTGCATGTGACATATGCTGCCGATAAAGTCAAGACGTTTGCCACCAACGACAACGCTCTTACTAGCAAATCCACAGTTAAGTGAATATGTTATAAAGTTCCTTCAGTCTCTGTAACTTACCTATTTTGGAGGGGACTCCAGTCAAACAGGACTTCGTGAGCTGCACTTTCTTGGTGAGGAACGATTCGGATGCATCGTTGAGAATGACGGGTTTTAGTGAATCTGAAACTGTCTACCAATGGCGAACTCAATCGACGATTGAGGCTGTGAAAAACGTCTCGCAAGCTTTGCCGCAAAAGCGTCTCAAGTCGACAACGGAACTTATCTTTTGCCTATGGGCAACGCGCCTTTTAATAATCATGCAGAGAAGGTTTGAAAAAATGGTAGAAAGCATCTCTTACAGACGTTCTGGCTTTATGGGTTGAGAATTTCCTATACAGGTATTCCAACTCATGGCGAATTCTGAGGGCTTCCTCACATCAGAAAACATCATACATGGGATGCACTGTAATTAAAAACTGTTCATAATAATAGTGTCCCTTCAAATTGTATACATATGACAAAATAGGAATACCTGGACCGATTACTTAAACTTGCTCCAACATCTCTGACTGTGATAACACAGGTCCAACTTTCGCTTTCTCATTCTGGTCAAGCCCATGTGTACCCTGGGCAGCTTCAGCTGCAAACGTGGTATGGGGTTTCCAACCCGCTGAGCGTCTGGGGCTCCCgcattcttccatcatcctaTCAACCTGTTCCAGAGTGAGGCCCTTGGTCTCCCATACAAAGAGATAGGCGTAGATAAAGCAGAGAATACAGGTTGAACcccaaaggaaaaagactTTTGAACCGAGGTTCTAAGGAAGTGTCAGCTTCAAGTAAAACGTCTTGCCGAAAAACACTCACAGCCTCGTCAGTTCCAACAAGATAAGGAGTAATGACGGCGATAATACAGTTCCATAGCCAGTTAGAGGCGGTGGAGAGACCAACACCTCGCGCTCTGATAGGCAATGGGAAAATTTCACCAATAGAAACCCAAGCGCCTGGACCCCAAGTTGacgcgaagaagaagacgtaAATGCAAATGAAGGAGATCTGCACCTTAACGACTGTAGTGTCTCCAGGCTTGGCGACACCGATGATACCGACAATGAACTCGCAGATAAGCATACCGAGGGCACCATAGATAAGAAGGGGTCGTCGACCAAATCGCTCGATAGTCCAGAAGGACACAGGTGTGGAGCAGACGTTGACTAAAGTAGTGATGAGAGAAATCAAGAAGGGGTTCGAGATAGTCCCAAGGtcggtgaagaaggtggttccaaagtagaagatgaagctGGACATCACTGTCAGTAAATTTATTATAAAGGACACAGAAAAGCGCAAACTCACTTGACACCAGTCCATTGCTGCATCATTTGCATGGAAATACCGAGAAGGGTTCGACGAAGGTTAGAACCAGGGTTGCGAATACCACCAGTGAAACAGGCAGCCCAAGAGGAGAGGTAAGTCACATTGGGAGTAAGCTCAGTCTCGTACTCGTGATTGGCCACAATTTCGGCGATTTCATCCTTGATGTAATCAGAGTCCACAGGTTGACCTCGGACTCGAGACAGTGCCTTTCTTGCCTGTTCGATCTTGCCGGCCTTGACATACCAACGAGGAGACTCTGGAAGCAAAAGGAGACCACCACCGAGGATAAGACTAAGGTGGAAATCAGCATTGTTTTCGAtggaatggaaggaaagacaCTGACGCCCAGGCAAACTGAATGGCGATGGGGATACGGTATGACCCGCTATCGGTCCGGTTCTGAGTTGCGTAACATACacaagaggaaagaagaagaccaatAGTGATGCAAAACTGGTAACCCGAGACAATAGCACCTCGAACCTTTAAAAAATGAGCTGGGTGCAATAAATTACGTTTATAATGAGCATACCTTTCGAGGAGCGATCTCCGACATGTAGAGAATGATGATCGCTGAAATGAAACCGACACCAAACCCAGCGATGAGACGACCGGCCACCAGCTGCGGAATTGGTCAGAACCTCGAACACTCAACTATCGTACGAATTAACTCACCAAGCCGAGGCCAGTTGAAGCAGTCTGCAGACAGCAACCAACGATAAATACACAACAACCAGAAACGATAGTAATCCTTCGACCGAAGTAGTCGGCAAGGTCACCAGCGATGATCGCACCAAAGAACGTTCCGGCAGAAAGAATGGAAGTGATCAAAGACTTCTCCCAAGCTGGCAGAGTGAAGGCATCTTTGGTCGCCTGATCCGCATCGGCGCCAGGAATAGGAAGACCCGTCATCATGTTGATGAAGTAATTCATACCCAACACGCCGTTCATGTAACCAGAATCGAAGCTACCGACAAGAAAATCAAAGCTAGTCAGTTCCCGAAGTGAAAGAAATTGGGTCAAGACTTACCCGAAAAAGATACCACCGAAAGAGGCAAAGACACAAAGGAGATAAGCCTTAACAGTCACAGGAGCCTCCACCCGCTCGGGGCTGAGAGGCGCCGAGAGGACGCCAGGACCACCAGGCACTGATATCATAGTTAGTAAGACTGCAACAATGAATATAAGAGAAACACCCACTAATGTTTGAGTGTTTAGTAGTTGTGTTGTAGAGTGTGAAttaaaagaaggaaaatgtGTTCTCCCACTGAAGTATTTTTCACGGTGTAGGAGATGGAAGTCGTGAGGAGTGGCAGTCTCCGATGTGAGTTTGTTGCTGAGGTGGGAATGAAATTACAATGCATTGTTGGCCCCCTTTTATAGACGTGCGGAAACGGAACTCAATTCACAAGACTGTACGAATTATGCCCATCGTACGTTGTTTGATGGGAAAGAACCAGGCTCGACGGCAAAAAAAACAACATGCGGAAAGGGCGGAAAGGGCGGAAAAGGCGATCGTGCCTAGAAAAAGACCGAGCCAATGGGGCAACGTGGGGCAACATTAGGGTTTCCCTGGGGCAATGCGGGAggcttttctttccttcacaGGATTGAAGTAAATATTACCCTGAACATTTTCCTCTGCCGAAATAAATTGTGCCTACCCATCAGGCACACTGCCGGTTgtggttgttgttggtcgCCGCGATCAACCGCAGTAACGCAAGGGTGGCATAAGACAGACGTTCGAGAATCgcggaaaaggaaaaaagaggaaaagaggaaggcggaaagacgaagaggaaacacaaagggagaagagcaaacTAGCATAGGGATAGGGGATAGATGAtagatggaagagggaagtCGTTAAGAGACAGGCGATAAGAGAGAGGATATGCGTAGAATCTGAAAGCTGAAGCTGAGAACTAAGAACAGAGAGCCCTTTTTACCCCGACGGCTCTTCGGCAAACGGTGGGGGGGATCAAAAAGTAACCGCAAGCGCTAGTGATGGAAAACCAAATTCTTTGCGGAAAGACAAACGACGCCGTAAATTCTCACCAATGGCCTACTACTATCTACCATGTGCTGCCTTGTGCACCTGACTTCCCCTGGTTCCTATGACTTCCACCTAATTAGGATAGCCAATTTAGCCAAGTCGAGCGAGATATTGCACATTCTACCATGATTGATGTTTCACAAATCATCCTTCAACTTGGGACAAAGATTATTACGGCAGCCAACGTCGGAGGACGATAATGGTTATGGATTCATGATACGTCAAATG is a window from the Cryptococcus neoformans var. neoformans JEC21 chromosome 2 sequence genome containing:
- a CDS encoding glucose transporter, putative codes for the protein MPGGPGVLSAPLSPERVEAPVTVKAYLLCVFASFGGIFFGFDSGYMNGVLGMNYFINMMTGLPIPGADADQATKDAFTLPAWEKSLITSILSAGTFFGAIIAGDLADYFGRRITIVSGCCVFIVGCCLQTASTGLGLLVAGRLIAGFGVGFISAIIILYMSEIAPRKVRGAIVSGYQFCITIGLLLSSCVCYATQNRTDSGSYRIPIAIQFAWALILGGGLLLLPESPRWYVKAGKIEQARKALSRVRGQPVDSDYIKDEIAEIVANHEYETELTPNVTYLSSWAACFTGGIRNPGSNLRRTLLGISMQMMQQWTGVNFIFYFGTTFFTDLGTISNPFLISLITTLVNVCSTPVSFWTIERFGRRPLLIYGALGMLICEFIVGIIGVAKPGDTTVVKVQISFICIYVFFFASTWGPGAWVSIGEIFPLPIRARGVGLSTASNWLWNCIIAVITPYLVGTDEANLGSKVFFLWGSTCILCFIYAYLFVWETKGLTLEQVDRMMEECGSPRRSAGWKPHTTFAAEAAQGTHGLDQNEKAKVGPVLSQSEMLEQV